Proteins encoded together in one Epinephelus lanceolatus isolate andai-2023 chromosome 4, ASM4190304v1, whole genome shotgun sequence window:
- the slitrk3a gene encoding SLIT and NTRK-like protein 3 isoform X1 has product MLSNCSTKLSAVKWLCPWSQDFIPLVSARMLWVTLLSTIALGWTTPIPLLEDSEEIDEPCFEPCYCEVKEGIFHVHCDSKGFTNVSQISQIWSRPFKLNLQRNSMRKLYFNSFLHLNNAISINLGNNALQDIHAGAFNGLGILKRLFLHENKLEVFRNDTFLGLESLEYLQADYNVIKRIESGAFRHLHKLRVLILNDNLIPVLPNYLFRSVSLKVLDLRGNRLKTLPYKGTLEYVGRSLMEIQLEENPWNCVCEIVQLKTWLERIPYTALVGEITCEYPFHLHGKDLREIKRSELCPMLSDAEIEAKLGIPRLPFNNENTWPTKPSSMLSSFHNTASSVEYKERVPKPTKRPRPTKNPPTPRSIYPGINQPPIAGYQTRPPIPIICPAGCTCNLHINDLGLTVNCKEKGFHNISELLPRPLNAKKLYLSGNLIQKIYRSDFWNFSSLDLLHLGNNRISYVQEGAFINLPNLKSLYLNGNDIERLTPGMFRGLQMLSYLYFEYNVIREIQPNSFSLMPNLQLVFLNDNLLRSLPNDAFAGTNLARLNLRNNYFLSLPVRGVLEHLTSIVQIDLHQNPWDCSCDIIPLKQWLEKLSSVIVVGDVICKTPEFAFGKDLRSLEVEVICPELKYSSGPSPALPGGDDLTTGSSDMGEAGGRGAVPLSVLILSLLILFISAVFVAAGLFAFVLRRRKKLPFRKRSEVDLTGIQMQCRIFEDPPRQSSAGNTGTPEKPTPSMHTHTHTSHTHAHGHVYDYIPHPVTQMCNNPIYKPREGEIAEEDRAQFSEKKDNGSSSNSNYRTLLEKEREWTLAVSNSQLNTIVTVNHSTADMGGFHENGGLCPTVIDSQRPTPTVGFVDCLYGTVPKLKDMHVAHAHPPGMQYPDLQQDARLKETLLFTAGKGCYPDPSQSDYLELRAKLQTKPDYLEVLEKSYRF; this is encoded by the exons ATGCTGTCCAATTGCAGTACCAAACTAAG TGCTGTGAAGTGGCTCTGTCCCTGGAGCCAAGACTTCATCCCCTTGGTGTCAGCGAGGATGCTGTGGGTTACCTTGCTGAGCACCATAGCCTTAGGATGGACCACCCCGATCCCACTACTAGAGGACTCCGAGGAGATCGACGAGCCCTGCTTCGAGCCCTGCTACTGTGAGGTCAAAGAGGGCATCTTCCACGTCCACTGTGACAGTAAAGGATTTACAAATGTCAGCCAGATCTCCCAGATATGGAGCCGGCCCTTCAAGCTCAACCTGCAGAGAAACTCCATGAGGAAGCTTTACTTTAACAGCTTCCTCCATCTCAACAATGCCATATCCATTAACCTGGGTAATAACGCCTTGCAAGATATCCATGCAGGAGCATTCAATGGCTTAGGAATACTCAAACGGCTGTTCCTACATGAAAACAAGCTAGAAGTTTTCCGGAATGACACTTTTCTGGGGTTGGAGAGTTTAGAGTACCTCCAGGCGGACTACAATGTTATCAAACGGATTGAAAGTGGTGCATTCAGGCACCTTCACAAATTGAGAGTGCTCATACTAAATGACAATCTGATCCCTGTGCTCCCAAATTATCTTTTCCGGTCTGTGTCACTCAAAGTTCTGGACCTGAGAGGAAACAGACTAAAGACATTGCCGTACAAGGGCACGCTGGAGTACGTTGGGAGGAGCTTAATGGAAATTCAGCTGGAGGAGAACCCCtggaactgtgtgtgtgagattgtcCAGTTAAAAACCTGGCTGGAGAGAATCCCCTACACAGCTTTGGTTGGCGAGATCACATGCGAGTACCCATTCCACTTACATGGGAAAGACTTGCGGGAAATCAAGCGCAGTGAGCTCTGTCCGATGCTCTCCGATGCTGAGATTGAGGCCAAGCTGGGAATTCCCCGGCTCCCGTTCAACAATGAGAACACATGGCCTACTAAACCTTCCTCCATGCTTTCCTCCTTTCACAACACAGCCTCTTCTGTGGAATACAAGGAAAGAGTCCCCAAGCCTACCAAACGACCTCGACCCACAAAGAACCCCCCAACCCCTCGTAGCATCTACCCAGGCATCAACCAGCCCCCTATTGCTGGCTACCAAACAAGGCCTCCCATCCCAATAATTTGTCCAGCCGGATGTACTTGCAACCTTCACATCAATGACCTGGGGCTAACAGTGAACTGTAAAGAGAAAGGCTTTCACAACATCTCAGAGCTCCTGCCTCGGCCCCTCAATGCCAAGAAATTATATCTCAGTGGGAACCTAATACAGAAAATCTACCGCTCAGATTTCTGGAACTTCTCAAGTTTGGATTTACTGCATTTAGGGAATAACAGGATATCCTATGTCCAAGAGGGCGCCTTCATCAACCTGCCAAACTTGAAAAGTTTATATCTGAATGGGAATGACATTGAGAGACTCACCCCTGGGATGTTTCGGGGGCTTCAGATGTTGAGTTATCTTTACTTTGAGTATAATGTCATACGTGAGATACAACCTAACTCCTTTTCCCTGATGCCAAACCTCCAGCTGGTTTTCCTCAATGACAACCTGCTGCGCTCCCTCCCCAATGACGCCTTTGCTGGCACCAACCTTGCACGCCTCAACCTCCGCAACAACTACTTCCTTTCCCTGCCAGTGCGTGGCGTTCTGGAGCATCTGACCTCCATTGTCCAGATTGATCTCCATCAGAACCCCTGGGACTGCTCCTGTGATATTATACCCCTAAAACAGTGGCTGGAGAAGCTTTCCTCAGTCATTGTGGTTGGAGATGTCATCTGCAAGACACCTGAGTTTGCTTTTGGGAAGGACCTGCGTTCACTGGAGGTTGAGGTCATCTGTCCTGAGCTTAAATATTCTTCAGGCCCATCACCGGCCTTGCCCGGTGGGGATGACCTCACCACAGGGAGCTCTGACATGGGGGAGGCAGGTGGGCGAGGGGCTGTCCCACTATCTGTCCTCATCCTCAGCCTGCTCATCCTCTTcatctctgctgtgtttgtggctgccgggctttttgcctttgttcTTCGTCGCAGGAAGAAGCTTCCCTTCCGGAAACGTTCTGAGGTAGATCTGACGGGGATCCAAATGCAATGCAGGATTTTTGAGGACCCACCAAGGCAGAGCAGTGCTGGTAACACTGGCACACCAGAGAAACCAACACctagtatgcacacacacactcacactagTCACACACATGCCCATGGTCATGTTTATGATTACATCCCCCACCCTGTGACTCAGATGTGTAATAACCCCATCTATAAGCCCAGAGAGGGGGAGATAGCAGAGGAAGACAGGGCGCAGTTTTCAGAGAAGAaagacaatggcagcagtagcaacagtaactacagAACCTtgttagagaaagagagagagtggacCCTGGCCGTCTCCAACTCTCAACTCAACACTATCGTCACAGTTAACCACTCCACGGCTGACATGGGAGGATTTCATGAGAACGGAGGGCTCTGCCCTACAGTAATTGACAGTCAGAGGCCCACGCCAACAGTGGGCTTTGTAGACTGTTTGTATGGGACAGTTCCCAAACTAAAGGACATGCATGTGGCGCATGCGCACCCACCAGGCATGCAGTACCCGGATTTGCAGCAGGATGCACGGCTGAAGGAGACATTGCTTTTCACGGCGGGGAAAGGCTGCTACCCCGACCCGTCCCAAAGCGATTACCTCGAGTTAAGGGCCAAACTTCAAACAAAGCCGGATTACCTCGAAGTCTTGGAAAAATCTTACCggttttaa
- the slitrk3a gene encoding SLIT and NTRK-like protein 3 isoform X2, with translation MLWVTLLSTIALGWTTPIPLLEDSEEIDEPCFEPCYCEVKEGIFHVHCDSKGFTNVSQISQIWSRPFKLNLQRNSMRKLYFNSFLHLNNAISINLGNNALQDIHAGAFNGLGILKRLFLHENKLEVFRNDTFLGLESLEYLQADYNVIKRIESGAFRHLHKLRVLILNDNLIPVLPNYLFRSVSLKVLDLRGNRLKTLPYKGTLEYVGRSLMEIQLEENPWNCVCEIVQLKTWLERIPYTALVGEITCEYPFHLHGKDLREIKRSELCPMLSDAEIEAKLGIPRLPFNNENTWPTKPSSMLSSFHNTASSVEYKERVPKPTKRPRPTKNPPTPRSIYPGINQPPIAGYQTRPPIPIICPAGCTCNLHINDLGLTVNCKEKGFHNISELLPRPLNAKKLYLSGNLIQKIYRSDFWNFSSLDLLHLGNNRISYVQEGAFINLPNLKSLYLNGNDIERLTPGMFRGLQMLSYLYFEYNVIREIQPNSFSLMPNLQLVFLNDNLLRSLPNDAFAGTNLARLNLRNNYFLSLPVRGVLEHLTSIVQIDLHQNPWDCSCDIIPLKQWLEKLSSVIVVGDVICKTPEFAFGKDLRSLEVEVICPELKYSSGPSPALPGGDDLTTGSSDMGEAGGRGAVPLSVLILSLLILFISAVFVAAGLFAFVLRRRKKLPFRKRSEVDLTGIQMQCRIFEDPPRQSSAGNTGTPEKPTPSMHTHTHTSHTHAHGHVYDYIPHPVTQMCNNPIYKPREGEIAEEDRAQFSEKKDNGSSSNSNYRTLLEKEREWTLAVSNSQLNTIVTVNHSTADMGGFHENGGLCPTVIDSQRPTPTVGFVDCLYGTVPKLKDMHVAHAHPPGMQYPDLQQDARLKETLLFTAGKGCYPDPSQSDYLELRAKLQTKPDYLEVLEKSYRF, from the coding sequence ATGCTGTGGGTTACCTTGCTGAGCACCATAGCCTTAGGATGGACCACCCCGATCCCACTACTAGAGGACTCCGAGGAGATCGACGAGCCCTGCTTCGAGCCCTGCTACTGTGAGGTCAAAGAGGGCATCTTCCACGTCCACTGTGACAGTAAAGGATTTACAAATGTCAGCCAGATCTCCCAGATATGGAGCCGGCCCTTCAAGCTCAACCTGCAGAGAAACTCCATGAGGAAGCTTTACTTTAACAGCTTCCTCCATCTCAACAATGCCATATCCATTAACCTGGGTAATAACGCCTTGCAAGATATCCATGCAGGAGCATTCAATGGCTTAGGAATACTCAAACGGCTGTTCCTACATGAAAACAAGCTAGAAGTTTTCCGGAATGACACTTTTCTGGGGTTGGAGAGTTTAGAGTACCTCCAGGCGGACTACAATGTTATCAAACGGATTGAAAGTGGTGCATTCAGGCACCTTCACAAATTGAGAGTGCTCATACTAAATGACAATCTGATCCCTGTGCTCCCAAATTATCTTTTCCGGTCTGTGTCACTCAAAGTTCTGGACCTGAGAGGAAACAGACTAAAGACATTGCCGTACAAGGGCACGCTGGAGTACGTTGGGAGGAGCTTAATGGAAATTCAGCTGGAGGAGAACCCCtggaactgtgtgtgtgagattgtcCAGTTAAAAACCTGGCTGGAGAGAATCCCCTACACAGCTTTGGTTGGCGAGATCACATGCGAGTACCCATTCCACTTACATGGGAAAGACTTGCGGGAAATCAAGCGCAGTGAGCTCTGTCCGATGCTCTCCGATGCTGAGATTGAGGCCAAGCTGGGAATTCCCCGGCTCCCGTTCAACAATGAGAACACATGGCCTACTAAACCTTCCTCCATGCTTTCCTCCTTTCACAACACAGCCTCTTCTGTGGAATACAAGGAAAGAGTCCCCAAGCCTACCAAACGACCTCGACCCACAAAGAACCCCCCAACCCCTCGTAGCATCTACCCAGGCATCAACCAGCCCCCTATTGCTGGCTACCAAACAAGGCCTCCCATCCCAATAATTTGTCCAGCCGGATGTACTTGCAACCTTCACATCAATGACCTGGGGCTAACAGTGAACTGTAAAGAGAAAGGCTTTCACAACATCTCAGAGCTCCTGCCTCGGCCCCTCAATGCCAAGAAATTATATCTCAGTGGGAACCTAATACAGAAAATCTACCGCTCAGATTTCTGGAACTTCTCAAGTTTGGATTTACTGCATTTAGGGAATAACAGGATATCCTATGTCCAAGAGGGCGCCTTCATCAACCTGCCAAACTTGAAAAGTTTATATCTGAATGGGAATGACATTGAGAGACTCACCCCTGGGATGTTTCGGGGGCTTCAGATGTTGAGTTATCTTTACTTTGAGTATAATGTCATACGTGAGATACAACCTAACTCCTTTTCCCTGATGCCAAACCTCCAGCTGGTTTTCCTCAATGACAACCTGCTGCGCTCCCTCCCCAATGACGCCTTTGCTGGCACCAACCTTGCACGCCTCAACCTCCGCAACAACTACTTCCTTTCCCTGCCAGTGCGTGGCGTTCTGGAGCATCTGACCTCCATTGTCCAGATTGATCTCCATCAGAACCCCTGGGACTGCTCCTGTGATATTATACCCCTAAAACAGTGGCTGGAGAAGCTTTCCTCAGTCATTGTGGTTGGAGATGTCATCTGCAAGACACCTGAGTTTGCTTTTGGGAAGGACCTGCGTTCACTGGAGGTTGAGGTCATCTGTCCTGAGCTTAAATATTCTTCAGGCCCATCACCGGCCTTGCCCGGTGGGGATGACCTCACCACAGGGAGCTCTGACATGGGGGAGGCAGGTGGGCGAGGGGCTGTCCCACTATCTGTCCTCATCCTCAGCCTGCTCATCCTCTTcatctctgctgtgtttgtggctgccgggctttttgcctttgttcTTCGTCGCAGGAAGAAGCTTCCCTTCCGGAAACGTTCTGAGGTAGATCTGACGGGGATCCAAATGCAATGCAGGATTTTTGAGGACCCACCAAGGCAGAGCAGTGCTGGTAACACTGGCACACCAGAGAAACCAACACctagtatgcacacacacactcacactagTCACACACATGCCCATGGTCATGTTTATGATTACATCCCCCACCCTGTGACTCAGATGTGTAATAACCCCATCTATAAGCCCAGAGAGGGGGAGATAGCAGAGGAAGACAGGGCGCAGTTTTCAGAGAAGAaagacaatggcagcagtagcaacagtaactacagAACCTtgttagagaaagagagagagtggacCCTGGCCGTCTCCAACTCTCAACTCAACACTATCGTCACAGTTAACCACTCCACGGCTGACATGGGAGGATTTCATGAGAACGGAGGGCTCTGCCCTACAGTAATTGACAGTCAGAGGCCCACGCCAACAGTGGGCTTTGTAGACTGTTTGTATGGGACAGTTCCCAAACTAAAGGACATGCATGTGGCGCATGCGCACCCACCAGGCATGCAGTACCCGGATTTGCAGCAGGATGCACGGCTGAAGGAGACATTGCTTTTCACGGCGGGGAAAGGCTGCTACCCCGACCCGTCCCAAAGCGATTACCTCGAGTTAAGGGCCAAACTTCAAACAAAGCCGGATTACCTCGAAGTCTTGGAAAAATCTTACCggttttaa